The following are encoded in a window of Halorarum salinum genomic DNA:
- a CDS encoding glycerophosphodiester phosphodiesterase — translation MSAEGGRTRRELLAAVGASGAVALAGCSGSPGDRSGEPDATAADVRLIGHRGCADQYPENTVLAVEESAPHVDVVEVDVQRCGSGELVVFHDDQLNRLTDGAGTVSSTDWGTLRELTVLDSGEPIPLLSDLLAAVPPDTGVNVELKHEGMAADVLAAVEGVENEVLLSSFSADALRELRAESEDAALAPVFSDSTEERLSLARELGCEAVHPDHELVPGSDLVSTAHDDGFAVNAWTVDGAETAGELVEAGVDGLIVDRWDVLDG, via the coding sequence ATGAGCGCGGAAGGCGGACGCACGCGGCGGGAGTTGCTGGCGGCGGTCGGCGCGAGCGGCGCGGTCGCGCTCGCCGGCTGTTCCGGATCGCCGGGGGATCGGTCGGGCGAGCCCGACGCGACGGCGGCCGACGTCCGTCTCATCGGCCACAGGGGCTGTGCCGACCAGTACCCCGAGAACACCGTTCTCGCCGTCGAGGAGTCCGCTCCCCACGTCGACGTGGTCGAGGTCGACGTCCAGCGATGCGGCTCCGGCGAGCTCGTCGTCTTCCACGACGACCAACTGAACCGGCTGACCGACGGCGCGGGGACCGTCTCCAGCACCGACTGGGGGACGCTCCGCGAGTTGACCGTCCTCGACTCGGGGGAGCCGATCCCGCTGCTTTCGGACCTGCTCGCGGCGGTGCCGCCGGACACCGGCGTCAACGTCGAGCTCAAGCACGAGGGGATGGCGGCCGACGTGCTCGCGGCCGTCGAGGGGGTCGAGAACGAGGTCCTCCTCTCGTCGTTCTCGGCGGACGCGCTCCGGGAACTGCGGGCGGAGTCCGAGGACGCCGCGCTCGCGCCCGTGTTCTCCGATTCGACCGAGGAGCGGCTCTCGCTCGCCCGCGAACTCGGCTGCGAGGCCGTCCACCCGGACCACGAACTCGTCCCGGGGTCCGACCTCGTCTCGACGGCCCACGACGACGGGTTCGCGGTCAACGCGTGGACCGTCGACGGCGCGGAAACCGCCGGAGAGCTGGTCGAGGCCGGCGTCGACGGGCTCATCGTCGACCGCTGGGACGTCCTCGACGGGTAG
- a CDS encoding HAH_0734 family protein produces the protein MQKLIVHGDPGIRTGAVIDYGGEEMVVFALQRQGEWHGPDEPQLWCTIGTEDEREAFEKREYVPHWLEVESIDAEALDVVKAKGDLAV, from the coding sequence ATGCAGAAGCTCATCGTCCACGGCGACCCCGGCATCCGGACGGGCGCCGTCATCGACTACGGGGGCGAGGAGATGGTCGTCTTCGCGCTCCAGCGGCAGGGCGAGTGGCACGGTCCGGACGAGCCCCAGCTCTGGTGTACCATCGGCACCGAGGACGAGCGCGAGGCGTTCGAGAAGCGCGAGTACGTCCCCCACTGGCTCGAGGTCGAGAGCATCGACGCCGAGGCGCTCGACGTCGTGAAGGCGAAGGGCGACCTCGCGGTCTGA